One genomic segment of Bacteroidales bacterium includes these proteins:
- a CDS encoding sigma-70 family RNA polymerase sigma factor — protein sequence MNGEKEILAGCRKGKQSAQWDLYERYSRLLLAVCNRYAKSMDEAEDILQEGFVKIFLNIKEFKGDGPLLAWMRRIMINTAITHYHKMRKHRYHDDLAEVSESRFENKDWGEAEFTEEELFSVIQQMPDGYRQVFNLYALEGYKHREIAEIMNIDENTSKSQYSRGRRWLQERLLRLKEERRKKDE from the coding sequence ATGAATGGTGAGAAGGAAATACTTGCTGGATGTAGAAAGGGGAAGCAGTCTGCTCAATGGGACCTGTATGAGCGCTATTCCCGCCTGCTTCTGGCCGTATGTAACCGCTATGCCAAAAGCATGGATGAGGCGGAGGATATTCTGCAGGAGGGTTTTGTAAAGATCTTTCTGAATATCAAGGAGTTTAAGGGAGATGGGCCGTTGTTGGCGTGGATGCGCCGGATCATGATCAATACCGCCATCACCCATTATCATAAGATGCGAAAACACCGCTACCACGATGACCTGGCGGAAGTGAGTGAGTCGAGGTTCGAGAACAAAGACTGGGGCGAAGCGGAGTTTACCGAAGAGGAACTGTTCAGCGTCATTCAGCAGATGCCGGACGGGTACAGGCAGGTGTTTAACCTCTATGCCCTTGAGGGATACAAGCACAGGGAGATCGCTGAGATAATGAACATTGATGAAAATACCAGTAAGTCACAGTACAGCAGGGGCCGAAGGTGGTTGCAGGAAAGATTGTTAAGACTGAAAGAAGAGCGAAGAAAAAAAGATGAGTAA
- the cysQ gene encoding 3'(2'),5'-bisphosphate nucleotidase CysQ translates to MKKNYSTAIRAALEAGRAIMEVYGEEDFEVAFKEDQSPLTRADQQAHSIIMELLAPTQIPVLSEEGAQIPYSERSSWKRFWLVDPLDGTKEFIKRNDEFTVNIALVVEGKASFGVVFAPAIGELYTGIPGRGAYRCRNEKNFNQPLDYLLQFASTLPLEEPEKKLFRVVASRSHFNEETRNYVEAIDTGGKEISLVNRGSSLKLCMVATGEAELYPRLGPTMEWDTAAAHAVVKAAGKNVCRFDNGEELEYNKQNLLNPYFVVK, encoded by the coding sequence ATGAAAAAGAACTATTCCACAGCCATCCGGGCTGCCCTGGAGGCAGGCAGGGCCATTATGGAGGTTTACGGGGAGGAAGATTTTGAAGTAGCGTTCAAAGAAGACCAGTCGCCACTGACCCGGGCCGACCAGCAGGCCCACTCCATCATCATGGAACTGCTGGCACCAACTCAGATCCCCGTACTAAGCGAAGAGGGAGCTCAGATTCCCTATTCGGAGCGCAGCTCCTGGAAACGTTTCTGGCTGGTGGATCCGCTGGATGGCACCAAAGAATTTATAAAGCGCAATGATGAGTTCACCGTGAACATTGCCCTGGTGGTGGAGGGGAAGGCCAGTTTCGGGGTGGTTTTCGCTCCCGCCATCGGGGAGCTCTATACAGGCATTCCGGGCAGGGGGGCCTACCGTTGCCGGAACGAGAAGAACTTTAACCAGCCCCTCGATTACCTGTTGCAGTTTGCCAGTACGCTTCCGCTGGAAGAACCCGAAAAGAAACTGTTCCGGGTAGTGGCCAGCCGTTCCCACTTTAACGAAGAAACCAGGAACTATGTGGAAGCGATCGATACCGGGGGAAAAGAGATCAGCCTGGTGAACAGGGGTAGTTCCCTGAAGCTTTGTATGGTGGCTACCGGTGAAGCTGAGCTCTATCCCCGGCTGGGTCCCACCATGGAGTGGGATACCGCTGCCGCACATGCCGTGGTAAAGGCCGCGGGAAAAAATGTCTGTCGCTTCGACAACGGAGAGGAACTGGAGTACAACAAGCAGAACCTTCTGAACCCATATTTCGTAGTAAAATAG